One genomic segment of Ignavibacteriota bacterium includes these proteins:
- a CDS encoding SAM-dependent DNA methyltransferase, with product MSNYKANERTFQGVLLTTFNQIFKENPELKFTSANQEQNVGIGENRFSDTIINSSVDSSKKVFIELKNSSWDATDEILVKDAMTKALNNGIEYCVTGTPRQLVLFKTFKPNTTILERKIKLYYLPNVRNDNDVISQTYLTQLQPIIKSFLTDLSNLVHNIQEIHWDSIDKQFINKLSSYILEASAQMSDEMIPRIKEDNNLKKKIREYLQSQDIFHVTINFHDDDIYNLSQLANYLLYLKIIFYSYLQRDVPELNLKTLTIPEDKELLNKLLRERFNDVLVHDYESIFKQSVLDEFTYPKKYLPELKSNVEQIKNLEFHDLSLDIIGSIYNTLIDNQEQHDRGQHFTSTNEVDIVNAFCINKNTKTVMDSGCGAGTFLVRAYALMKYFDPNVKHIHLLERLWGIDIAPFPVLLASMNLSLLDIKELHNYPAIITKDFSDIKQNSFQNLIFQNKSNLFDVKETKEKYNKVKIPEFDACVGNPPYIRQELIEDKETWTDLAKKEHKIRKINQQSDLYVYYLMHTASFLKVGGKLGYVISSSWLDVAFGTGLQEFLLDHFKIIAIIDNQKVRSFETASINTVILIVEKCLDADLRENNVVKFVRIYKDYKELIGKSDDVNRFENINKFVTNIEKTKKTTKNDDYLIITKIQKELKEESTIEEKYYNGNWGAKYLRSPEIYNKIIEAAGDKLIPLSKIVDVKYGIKSGANEFFYVIDETEKVSKLSDDEFKLHFGFEKRKSKINWEKLGWYFSELTNNHHLLERRFFKPIFKTQKEANNLDVDKSNLKYHVLVCNYTLAELKKNKIKIADYVNIAEKQFNLHQRPTNVQRISTVKNHERDWFNLGEDLVIGDFIFPSKIHEKYGLIDNRISKVFCDKVNYNVCIKTEYEEESNIIFLLMNSTLFRYFLELFARQMGEGLTDIDVIVVEKNLIIDPKYLVPFKVELIKIYNSLKNRPQETIYEEIKKVDRRKLDKILFDIIGLNEKDLDKFYKEASEQRIKRNEKASSVTTSKTKQKPDYQTSVKLIQERFPEIHSYFSLTENVTLEDFNIPNLPAKFPQTAKTGDSNLFNTYNVIFTQGNKKITVSLSSNGQLKLFKFFYDSLEIKGQKIMLPSNSEECEKIYTILSSDFKNYSSQIKSVLKSLRSSASHLAVYRDLVMS from the coding sequence ATGTCCAACTACAAAGCTAATGAAAGAACTTTTCAAGGTGTTTTACTTACAACTTTCAATCAAATATTTAAAGAAAATCCAGAGCTAAAATTTACTTCTGCTAATCAAGAACAAAACGTTGGAATTGGTGAAAATCGTTTCAGTGATACAATTATTAATTCTTCGGTAGATTCTTCTAAAAAAGTTTTTATTGAACTTAAAAATTCAAGCTGGGATGCGACAGATGAAATTCTTGTAAAAGATGCAATGACAAAAGCACTTAATAATGGCATTGAATATTGCGTTACCGGAACACCTCGTCAGTTGGTTTTATTTAAAACTTTCAAACCAAACACAACAATTCTTGAACGTAAAATTAAGCTTTATTATTTGCCAAATGTTAGAAATGATAATGATGTAATTTCTCAAACTTATTTAACACAATTACAGCCTATTATTAAATCCTTTTTAACTGATTTAAGCAATTTAGTTCATAACATTCAAGAAATTCATTGGGATTCTATTGATAAGCAATTTATCAATAAATTATCTTCATACATTTTGGAAGCTTCTGCTCAAATGAGTGATGAGATGATTCCAAGAATAAAGGAAGATAATAATCTTAAAAAGAAAATTAGAGAATACTTACAATCGCAAGATATTTTTCATGTAACAATAAATTTCCATGATGATGATATTTACAATTTATCACAACTGGCGAATTATTTACTGTATTTGAAAATCATTTTTTATTCTTATCTTCAGCGTGATGTTCCCGAACTGAACCTTAAAACTCTTACAATTCCGGAAGACAAAGAATTATTAAATAAATTATTGAGAGAAAGATTTAATGATGTTTTGGTTCATGATTATGAATCAATATTCAAACAATCTGTGTTGGATGAATTTACTTATCCAAAAAAATATTTGCCGGAATTAAAATCTAATGTTGAGCAAATTAAAAATCTTGAATTTCATGATCTAAGCCTTGATATAATTGGTTCAATTTATAATACACTTATTGATAACCAAGAACAACATGATCGTGGTCAGCATTTTACAAGTACAAATGAAGTTGATATTGTTAATGCTTTCTGCATAAATAAAAACACAAAAACTGTAATGGATAGCGGATGCGGTGCCGGAACTTTTTTGGTTCGTGCTTATGCACTAATGAAATATTTCGATCCAAATGTAAAACACATTCATTTACTTGAAAGACTTTGGGGAATTGATATTGCGCCATTCCCGGTACTTTTAGCAAGCATGAATCTTTCTCTTTTGGATATTAAAGAACTTCATAACTATCCGGCAATTATTACAAAAGATTTTTCGGATATTAAGCAAAACTCATTTCAGAATTTAATTTTTCAGAATAAGTCAAATTTATTTGATGTTAAAGAAACAAAAGAAAAATACAATAAAGTAAAAATACCGGAATTTGATGCGTGCGTTGGCAATCCGCCTTATATACGACAAGAATTAATTGAAGATAAAGAAACGTGGACTGATCTCGCAAAAAAGGAACACAAAATCAGAAAGATAAATCAGCAAAGTGATTTGTATGTTTATTATCTAATGCACACAGCTTCATTTCTTAAAGTTGGTGGAAAGTTAGGTTACGTTATTTCTAGCAGTTGGCTTGATGTTGCTTTCGGAACCGGATTACAAGAATTTCTTTTAGATCATTTCAAAATAATTGCAATTATAGATAATCAAAAAGTAAGAAGTTTTGAAACCGCATCAATCAATACGGTAATCTTAATTGTTGAAAAATGTTTGGATGCAGATTTAAGAGAAAATAATGTTGTAAAGTTTGTAAGAATTTATAAAGATTATAAAGAACTTATAGGGAAAAGCGACGATGTAAATCGATTTGAAAATATTAACAAATTTGTAACTAATATTGAGAAAACAAAAAAGACAACCAAAAATGATGATTACTTAATTATTACAAAAATACAAAAGGAGTTAAAAGAAGAAAGTACTATTGAAGAAAAATATTACAACGGAAATTGGGGAGCAAAATATCTTCGTTCGCCGGAAATTTATAATAAAATAATTGAAGCCGCCGGAGATAAATTAATTCCTTTAAGTAAAATTGTTGATGTTAAATATGGTATTAAATCTGGAGCGAATGAATTCTTTTATGTTATTGATGAAACTGAAAAAGTTAGTAAACTTTCTGATGATGAATTTAAACTTCATTTTGGATTTGAGAAAAGAAAAAGTAAAATAAATTGGGAAAAATTAGGATGGTATTTTAGTGAGCTTACAAATAATCATCATTTACTAGAAAGAAGATTTTTCAAACCAATATTTAAAACTCAAAAAGAGGCAAATAATCTTGATGTAGACAAAAGCAATTTAAAATATCATGTTCTGGTTTGCAATTATACTTTGGCAGAACTTAAAAAGAATAAAATAAAAATTGCAGATTATGTAAATATTGCCGAAAAACAATTTAATTTACATCAGCGACCAACAAATGTTCAAAGAATTTCCACAGTTAAAAATCACGAAAGAGATTGGTTTAATCTTGGTGAAGATTTAGTAATTGGCGATTTTATTTTCCCTTCAAAAATTCATGAAAAATATGGATTGATTGACAATAGGATTTCTAAAGTTTTTTGTGATAAAGTTAATTACAACGTTTGTATAAAAACTGAATACGAAGAAGAAAGTAATATTATTTTTCTTTTGATGAACAGCACACTTTTCAGATATTTCCTTGAACTTTTTGCTCGTCAAATGGGAGAAGGGTTAACAGATATTGATGTAATTGTTGTTGAAAAGAATTTGATTATTGATCCAAAATATTTAGTTCCATTTAAAGTTGAATTAATAAAAATTTATAATTCATTAAAAAATAGACCACAAGAAACTATTTATGAAGAAATCAAAAAAGTAGATAGAAGAAAATTAGATAAAATATTATTCGACATAATTGGATTAAATGAAAAAGACTTAGATAAATTTTATAAAGAAGCAAGTGAACAAAGAATCAAAAGAAATGAAAAAGCAAGTTCAGTAACAACTTCTAAAACAAAACAAAAACCGGATTATCAAACCTCGGTTAAATTAATTCAAGAACGTTTTCCGGAAATACATTCATATTTTTCATTAACAGAAAATGTAACTTTAGAAGATTTTAATATTCCCAATCTTCCGGCAAAATTTCCCCAAACTGCAAAAACCGGTGATTCAAACTTATTTAATACCTACAATGTAATTTTTACACAAGGGAATAAGAAAATTACAGTAAGCCTAAGCAGTAATGGACAATTAAAACTTTTCAAATTCTTTTATGATAGTTTAGAAATAAAAGGACAAAAAATAATGCTGCCTTCAAATTCAGAAGAATGTGAAAAAATATATACAATCCTTTCCAGCGATTTCAAAAATTATAGCAGTCAAATAAAAAGCGTATTAAAATCTCTTAGAAGTTCGGCAAGTCACTTAGCTGTTTATAGAGATTTGGTGATGAGTTAA
- a CDS encoding type IV toxin-antitoxin system AbiEi family antitoxin domain-containing protein has product MDELIKIFKDHKGYARMIDLKKKRIHTRTIKKAVDTGILEKIKPGLYKLNNYPWDEFESFIDICKANRNAVICLLSAASHWELNTFNPNQINVAVPHSTDKFSIDFPPVKVFYYADKYYPDGIEIIKTKNGSFKVYNKEKTICDLFRYQKKVGEDIAIESLKTYISNKKLRSIPKLLEYAEKNNVAKKIQPLLKGMLK; this is encoded by the coding sequence ATGGATGAGCTAATTAAAATATTTAAAGATCATAAAGGTTATGCCCGTATGATTGATTTGAAAAAAAAAAGAATTCATACACGTACTATAAAAAAGGCTGTAGATACAGGAATACTTGAGAAAATTAAACCTGGGCTATATAAACTTAATAACTATCCTTGGGATGAATTTGAGAGTTTTATTGATATTTGTAAAGCCAATAGAAATGCCGTTATTTGTCTACTGTCTGCAGCTTCACATTGGGAACTTAATACATTTAACCCAAATCAAATAAATGTAGCTGTCCCGCATAGTACAGATAAATTTAGTATTGATTTTCCTCCGGTAAAGGTTTTCTACTATGCAGATAAGTATTATCCGGATGGAATTGAAATAATTAAAACAAAAAACGGATCATTTAAAGTTTATAATAAGGAAAAAACTATTTGTGATCTATTTAGATATCAAAAAAAGGTTGGTGAAGATATAGCAATTGAATCCCTAAAAACGTATATCAGTAATAAGAAATTGAGAAGCATCCCAAAACTACTTGAGTATGCTGAAAAAAATAATGTAGCTAAGAAAATTCAACCTTTACTTAAGGGAATGTTGAAATGA
- a CDS encoding nucleotidyl transferase AbiEii/AbiGii toxin family protein gives MKQIKNIPISVKEKLKNISTTSGKDFNKVLRQYIQERFLYRLSKSAFSENLILKGALLFLAYNISRSRPTRDIDFLGNKISNNAKDIKSIIKTITVIDCEDGLKFDQNNIEVENIVEEGDYHGVRVKINAKLGTIKDRIQIDIGFGDKITNGPIEIEYPTMLDMPIPKLKVYSLETAIAEKFEAIVSLQLQTSRMKDFYDIYFIASKNEFDLLKLSQAIKITFENRSTNIEDSKYIFEEKFKEDKIKIEQWKSFIDRSELKDEIGFSSVVDIIKKFIEPACNVNSKSKTWNPPKAIWN, from the coding sequence ATGAAGCAGATAAAAAATATTCCCATTTCTGTTAAAGAAAAACTTAAAAATATTTCTACAACTTCTGGAAAGGATTTTAACAAAGTACTAAGACAATATATTCAAGAAAGATTTTTGTATCGATTATCAAAATCTGCCTTTTCTGAAAATTTAATTCTTAAAGGTGCACTACTTTTTTTAGCATATAACATAAGCAGATCAAGACCAACAAGAGATATTGATTTCTTGGGGAATAAAATATCTAACAATGCAAAAGATATTAAAAGCATCATTAAAACCATTACCGTAATTGACTGTGAGGATGGACTTAAGTTTGACCAAAATAATATTGAAGTAGAAAATATTGTTGAAGAAGGGGATTATCATGGAGTTAGAGTAAAAATAAATGCAAAACTTGGGACAATAAAAGACAGAATACAAATTGATATTGGGTTTGGAGATAAAATTACTAATGGACCAATTGAAATTGAATATCCAACAATGCTTGATATGCCAATTCCCAAATTAAAAGTATATTCGCTTGAGACAGCAATTGCAGAAAAGTTTGAAGCGATTGTATCATTACAGCTTCAAACAAGTAGAATGAAAGATTTTTACGACATTTATTTTATTGCAAGTAAAAATGAATTTGATCTCTTAAAGCTAAGCCAAGCGATAAAAATTACTTTTGAAAATAGATCAACAAATATTGAAGATTCAAAATACATTTTTGAAGAAAAATTTAAAGAAGATAAAATAAAAATTGAACAGTGGAAATCCTTCATCGACAGAAGTGAATTAAAGGATGAAATTGGTTTTTCTTCTGTTGTTGACATTATAAAAAAGTTTATTGAACCGGCATGTAATGTAAATTCTAAAAGTAAAACATGGAATCCTCCAAAAGCAATCTGGAACTAA
- a CDS encoding orc1/cdc6 family replication initiation protein has protein sequence MDIKSYLLEKREHINSQSSKISDYTIFDFNYVPENPLIREETKQIIDAFLKYEKTNIPVNQVIFGSRGSGKTLMIKYLEQIFSEESSLNILYANVRYYSTSFKILAHLLNVSSRGLSLSELYNRFREKYNSKTIIILDEVHLWAPKERQRELLYFLSRDNRNYMILMLSNDPRFLNEIDQSVKSTLQPELIHFRNYDADEIEKILNERTKTGLKTIEDGINSKISAYTVREANSDVRVALKSLFYWATKGEEKIEQCFENARRDIYVDLIGDLSDTNLLILKAACQIVDKFAKKVHMSYVDLARSNREQACSYVHFYNQLSYLQSLGLIMMLSTKVNKTYANRITILCNEKIVHHVYKLRYN, from the coding sequence ATGGATATAAAGTCATATTTGTTGGAAAAAAGAGAACACATAAATAGCCAGTCAAGTAAGATTTCAGACTATACAATTTTTGATTTTAACTATGTTCCGGAAAATCCACTGATACGAGAAGAAACCAAGCAGATTATTGATGCTTTTCTAAAGTATGAAAAAACAAACATTCCGGTTAACCAGGTTATTTTTGGATCACGTGGAAGCGGTAAAACATTAATGATAAAATATTTGGAACAGATTTTTAGTGAAGAATCTTCGCTAAATATTTTGTATGCAAATGTTAGATATTATTCTACTTCTTTTAAAATTCTTGCGCATTTATTAAATGTAAGTTCAAGAGGTTTATCTCTTTCTGAATTATACAACCGGTTTAGAGAAAAGTATAATTCAAAAACAATAATCATACTTGATGAAGTTCATTTATGGGCTCCAAAAGAACGGCAAAGGGAATTACTGTATTTTCTTTCAAGAGATAACAGAAACTATATGATTTTAATGTTAAGTAATGATCCCAGATTTTTAAATGAAATTGATCAAAGTGTAAAATCAACACTTCAACCCGAGTTAATTCACTTTCGAAATTATGATGCCGATGAAATAGAAAAAATTCTAAATGAAAGAACAAAAACCGGCTTAAAAACAATTGAAGATGGAATAAATTCAAAAATATCAGCTTATACAGTAAGAGAAGCAAATTCGGATGTAAGGGTTGCACTTAAATCTTTATTTTATTGGGCAACCAAAGGCGAAGAGAAAATAGAGCAATGTTTTGAAAATGCCAGACGGGACATCTATGTTGATCTGATTGGAGATCTTTCGGATACTAATCTTCTTATTCTCAAAGCCGCTTGTCAGATTGTTGATAAGTTTGCAAAAAAGGTTCATATGAGTTATGTGGATTTGGCAAGGAGCAATCGGGAGCAAGCGTGCTCCTATGTACATTTTTATAATCAATTATCATATCTTCAATCATTAGGGCTAATTATGATGCTCTCAACCAAAGTAAATAAAACATATGCAAATAGAATTACAATTCTGTGCAATGAGAAAATTGTGCATCATGTTTACAAATTGAGATATAATTAA
- a CDS encoding zinc dependent phospholipase C family protein, with amino-acid sequence MPSGITHILLAKNTLLQDLPPNLRLVLQSGMDFFQIGSVAPDLPYASIADDDFFFTTESDLADKFHYEKTYQLPIYALDKLNKNKSKLTKKQIRYAFCFFVGYIAHIVADGIIHPFIRDMVGDYHEHQEEHRVLEMKLDVLLYDYLTESSGSALNLNNTNLHDQLLNPTFLPEINIVLDYFIKMIEKTYNKKYSNNDILGWINGLHRMFGIAEGEHPFIYKIIGIIDVFLFKDYSELRANKDMYLVLTKPVDRDLNFLKKPKIIYFDDILPHYYSRLIPILKKSFNYIYLNGEPITELDIPGIDLDTGRPLASNNDLDLIPSFWV; translated from the coding sequence ATGCCAAGTGGAATAACTCATATTTTATTAGCAAAAAATACACTTTTGCAAGATCTTCCTCCAAATCTTAGGCTGGTATTGCAATCCGGAATGGACTTTTTTCAAATCGGGTCTGTGGCTCCGGATTTACCTTATGCGAGTATAGCAGACGATGATTTTTTCTTTACAACAGAAAGTGATTTAGCTGATAAATTCCACTATGAAAAAACTTACCAATTACCAATTTATGCACTGGATAAATTGAATAAAAATAAATCTAAACTAACAAAAAAACAGATTAGATATGCATTCTGCTTTTTTGTTGGATACATTGCTCATATTGTAGCCGATGGCATTATTCATCCTTTTATAAGGGATATGGTCGGAGATTACCACGAACATCAAGAGGAACACAGAGTTCTTGAAATGAAATTAGACGTGCTTTTATATGATTATCTTACTGAATCAAGTGGATCTGCACTTAATCTAAATAACACAAATTTACATGATCAGTTACTAAACCCAACGTTTCTTCCAGAAATAAATATAGTGTTGGATTATTTTATCAAAATGATTGAAAAAACTTATAATAAAAAGTATTCTAATAATGATATTCTAGGATGGATAAATGGGTTACATAGAATGTTCGGAATTGCTGAAGGAGAACATCCATTTATTTATAAAATAATCGGAATTATTGATGTATTTCTTTTTAAAGATTATAGTGAACTTCGAGCAAATAAGGATATGTATTTAGTTTTAACAAAACCGGTAGACCGGGATTTAAATTTTCTCAAAAAACCAAAAATCATTTATTTTGATGATATATTACCTCATTATTATTCACGTTTAATCCCTATTTTGAAGAAATCATTTAACTACATTTATTTGAATGGGGAACCGATTACTGAGTTAGATATCCCGGGAATTGATTTGGATACTGGTAGGCCATTAGCTTCTAATAATGATCTTGACTTAATTCCTTCATTTTGGGTTTAG